In Prionailurus viverrinus isolate Anna chromosome C2, UM_Priviv_1.0, whole genome shotgun sequence, one DNA window encodes the following:
- the FAM3B gene encoding protein FAM3B isoform X2 codes for MRPGTTGTLKAVFFLFASICAWYSGYLLAELIPEVSLSSAAYSIRNIGERPVLKAPAPKRQKCDHWTPCPSDTYAYRLLSGGGRDKYAKICFEDELLIGEKTGNVGRGINIAIVNYMTGKVTATQYFDMFEGDNSGQMINFIQSAPPKSLLFMVTHDDGASRLKENAKKVIEGLGSKHIRNIQFRSSWVFLTAKGLQLPEEIQRESINHSDSARNRYSGWPAEVQIEGCIPKKTS; via the exons GCTGTGTTCTTCCTCTTCGCGTCCATATGCGCCTGGTATTCTGGGTACCTGCTCGCAGAGCTCATTCCGGAGGTCTCCCTGTCCAGTGCTGCTTATAGCATCCGGAACATTGGTGAGAGGCCCGTCCTCAAGG CCCCAGCCCCTAAAAGGCAGAAATGTGACCACTGGACCCCGTGCCCCTCGGACACCTACGCCTACCGCTTGCTCAGCGGGGGCGGCAGGGACAAGTATGCCAAAATCTGCTTTGAAGACGAGCT GCTTATAggagaaaagactggaaatgTTGGAAGAGGAATAAATATTGCCATTGTCAACT atatgacTGGGAAGGTGACGGCAACACAGTATTTTGATATGTTTGAAGGAG ATAACTCCGGACAGATGATAAACTTTATTCAGAGCGCACCGCCAAAGTCGTTGCTTTTCATGGTGACCCACGATGATGGCGCCAGCAG gTTGAAGGAGAACGCCAAGAAGGTCATAGAAGGACTTGGAAGTAAACACATCAGGAACATACAGTTCAGGTCGAGCTGGGTATTTCTCACAGCCAAAGGCCTTCAACTTCCCGAAGAAATTCAGAGAGAAAGT ATCAACCACTCTGACAGTGCAAGGAACAGATACTCTGGCTGGCCTGCAGAGGTACAGATAGAAGGCTGCATACCGAAAAAAACAAGCTAA
- the FAM3B gene encoding protein FAM3B isoform X1, protein MARRRTPAPARGEGRRQGTLKAVFFLFASICAWYSGYLLAELIPEVSLSSAAYSIRNIGERPVLKAPAPKRQKCDHWTPCPSDTYAYRLLSGGGRDKYAKICFEDELLIGEKTGNVGRGINIAIVNYMTGKVTATQYFDMFEGDNSGQMINFIQSAPPKSLLFMVTHDDGASRLKENAKKVIEGLGSKHIRNIQFRSSWVFLTAKGLQLPEEIQRESINHSDSARNRYSGWPAEVQIEGCIPKKTS, encoded by the exons GCTGTGTTCTTCCTCTTCGCGTCCATATGCGCCTGGTATTCTGGGTACCTGCTCGCAGAGCTCATTCCGGAGGTCTCCCTGTCCAGTGCTGCTTATAGCATCCGGAACATTGGTGAGAGGCCCGTCCTCAAGG CCCCAGCCCCTAAAAGGCAGAAATGTGACCACTGGACCCCGTGCCCCTCGGACACCTACGCCTACCGCTTGCTCAGCGGGGGCGGCAGGGACAAGTATGCCAAAATCTGCTTTGAAGACGAGCT GCTTATAggagaaaagactggaaatgTTGGAAGAGGAATAAATATTGCCATTGTCAACT atatgacTGGGAAGGTGACGGCAACACAGTATTTTGATATGTTTGAAGGAG ATAACTCCGGACAGATGATAAACTTTATTCAGAGCGCACCGCCAAAGTCGTTGCTTTTCATGGTGACCCACGATGATGGCGCCAGCAG gTTGAAGGAGAACGCCAAGAAGGTCATAGAAGGACTTGGAAGTAAACACATCAGGAACATACAGTTCAGGTCGAGCTGGGTATTTCTCACAGCCAAAGGCCTTCAACTTCCCGAAGAAATTCAGAGAGAAAGT ATCAACCACTCTGACAGTGCAAGGAACAGATACTCTGGCTGGCCTGCAGAGGTACAGATAGAAGGCTGCATACCGAAAAAAACAAGCTAA
- the FAM3B gene encoding protein FAM3B isoform X3 has translation MRPGTTAPAPKRQKCDHWTPCPSDTYAYRLLSGGGRDKYAKICFEDELLIGEKTGNVGRGINIAIVNYMTGKVTATQYFDMFEGDNSGQMINFIQSAPPKSLLFMVTHDDGASRLKENAKKVIEGLGSKHIRNIQFRSSWVFLTAKGLQLPEEIQRESINHSDSARNRYSGWPAEVQIEGCIPKKTS, from the exons CCCCAGCCCCTAAAAGGCAGAAATGTGACCACTGGACCCCGTGCCCCTCGGACACCTACGCCTACCGCTTGCTCAGCGGGGGCGGCAGGGACAAGTATGCCAAAATCTGCTTTGAAGACGAGCT GCTTATAggagaaaagactggaaatgTTGGAAGAGGAATAAATATTGCCATTGTCAACT atatgacTGGGAAGGTGACGGCAACACAGTATTTTGATATGTTTGAAGGAG ATAACTCCGGACAGATGATAAACTTTATTCAGAGCGCACCGCCAAAGTCGTTGCTTTTCATGGTGACCCACGATGATGGCGCCAGCAG gTTGAAGGAGAACGCCAAGAAGGTCATAGAAGGACTTGGAAGTAAACACATCAGGAACATACAGTTCAGGTCGAGCTGGGTATTTCTCACAGCCAAAGGCCTTCAACTTCCCGAAGAAATTCAGAGAGAAAGT ATCAACCACTCTGACAGTGCAAGGAACAGATACTCTGGCTGGCCTGCAGAGGTACAGATAGAAGGCTGCATACCGAAAAAAACAAGCTAA